The sequence below is a genomic window from Ornithobacterium rhinotracheale.
TTATTGGGGGGCTTGTTTTCATCAATCAAGCTAAGTTTGGCAAACTCCCTGCGGGGGAACGATTGGCACGCATCGAGCAGTCGCCGAATTATAAAAACGGAAAATTCCAAAATCTTTCGCCTACGCCCACGCTTTCCAATCCCGACAAGTCGATGCTTGCCTCTCTGTGGGAATTTCTCTTCAACAAACCTAAAAATATTAAACCCTCAGCGCCCATTCCGCACATCAAAACGGATTTGCGCACCTTGCCTACCGACCAAGAAATCGCCGTATGGCTGGGGCATTCCTCGTACCTGATTCAAACCCACGGTAAGCGTTTTTTAATCGACCCTGTGCTGGTGAGCGGCTCACCCGTTGGTTTTTCCAACCCGATGTTTGACGGCTCTAATCCCTTTGCGCCGGAGGATTTGCCCGAGGTGGATTTCCTCATCATCACCCACGACCATTGGGATCACTTGGATTACGACACGGTGAAAACCCTCAAAGGCAAAGTAGGCAAAATCATTTGTCCGCTTGGCGTGGGGGCGCACTTCGAGCATTGGGGCTTCCCTGCGGAAATTATTTTGGAGATGGACTGGAACCAGCACGCCGATTTGGGCAGTGGTTTTTCGGTGGATTGCCTCCCCACGCGGCACGCTTCTGGTAGAGGACTGATGCAAAACAAAAGCCTTTGGGCGAGCTTTATGCTTCAAACCCCAACGCAACACATTTTTATTGGTGGTGATAGTGGCTACGACACGCATTTTGCACAAATTGCCCAGCGCTTCCCCAACATTGATATTGCTTTTCTGGAAAACGGGCAGTACAACACCGATTGGGCATACATTCACCTTTTGCCCGAGGATTTGGTGCGTGTGGCGCAGACCCTTCACCCCAAGCGCATCATCGCCGTGCATAACAGCAAATTTGCCCTTGCCCGCCACCCTTGGGACGAGCCGATGGAGCTTTTTTATCAAGCCTCGCAACAGCATCATTTTCCGCTCAGCACGCCCCAAATTGGCGAAATCATCCAGCTGAACAACCCCGAGCAACATTTTGAAAAATGGTGGTAGTAGGCGCACGCATAGCGTGATTTTTATTTTAGCCAGTGTAGGCAGGCGTTTATATTGTCTTATATAGAGAAAAATAAAAACTTCTGTCTGGCGGTTGTTTCTTTTCCAAAAAATGGATGGTTTACCCCAGCCTAAATAGGTGCTTGAGGGCGTTCTATTTTTCGGAAAGTTTTGGGGGGAATGCCCTTCATTCGGGTGAAGAATTTGGTAAAGGCAGCGGGGTCGGAAAAATGCAAGTCTTCCGCTAGTTGATTCATACTGATGTCGGTGTTTTTGAGCTGATGTACCGCTTGGGCAAGCAGTGCGTGCTGTATGAAACTCATAGCCGTGCGCCCGCTTACTTGTTTTACAATTCGTGAGAGGTAGGTAGTGGTGATGCTGAGTTTTTCGGCATACAAAACAAGGCTGTGTTGCTGGGCAAAATGCCGTGTAACCAGTGCGACGAACTGTGTAAAAAGGGCTTCTACGCGGCTCTTTACTTTGCGCTGGGCAATGTGCTTGCCTTGTATGTGTAGCAAATCGATGCAGAAAACTTGGCACAGAGCAAAGAGGGCTTCGCGCTGGAAATCACTCGTAAAATCAATATGTTGGTTAATCATTTGCAATATTCGCAGAAGGAAGTGCGCGTCTGTTGCCGAGAGGCTCATTCCCGTTTGCCCTAATTCTGCCACGGGGAAATAAATAGCCCGAATCATATAATTGATAAAAGGCGCTTGGCTCAGCAGGTTTTGGTCAATCATCAAACAAAAAGCCTCAAAATCCTCGGAGGCAGTAATGACTTCTGTCGGAGTCATCGTTGGGACTTCGGTGATGATGCTATTTTCGGAATAAGTTTTTATATCCCCTTGATGTCTTAGCTGAATACTTCCTTTTAAGACAAGCGTAAACATATACAAAGGCATATCACGAAAGCCGGTATGCTGTGTTACATCATCTTTTTGCAGAGGTAGGCAGGCAATTTGGTTATTCCAAGTGGGTTTGGGCTTAGAGCTGGGGCTAAGTGCTATGAGTTGAGATAAGTTCAGCTTTTCGTACATCGGGAGCGTTTTTTGCGCAGGCAAAGATACGCATAAAATCAAATGGTTTCGTTTCAGACAAATTTTGTGCGGTTTCAAACTTTGCCCAAGCCTACCCTGCGCCGTACCTTTGTCTCATCAAATAAAAAGCCCAGAGAAACGGTAAAAAATCATTCAATAAACAATTATAAAAGAATAAGCCCATGAGCAAAAATATTATGGTAACAGGCGCTAGCGGAGGATACGGAGGCTACGCCATTGAATTTCTGAAAAAGATAGCCCCAGAAGCTAACATTTATGCACTGGTGAAAGACCCTAAAATTGTCGCACCACTTAAAGAGAAAGGCTTTAAAGTACGTGTGGCAGATTATGCCGACCTTCATACCCTTACCCAAGCCTTTGAAGGGATTGACAGACTGCTATTTGTTTCTATTCCTGTGTATGAAATTCAGAAAAATGTAGTAACAGCAGCTAAAAACATTGGAGTTAAGTACTTGGCGTATACTAGTATCTATGCGGCAGAGCAACAAAAATTAGGATTAGAAATTAACCATAGAGCCACAGAAAAACTCATTGCCGAATCAGGCATTCCGTATGTGATTTTGCGTAACAGTTGGTATTTTAATTTATTTGAAGGCTTCGTCAATATGGCAAAACAATCGGGGCATTTTTGGTACAGTACGGGCGAGCATAAAATTACCGTAGCCTTAAGCCGAAGTGGGTGCAAAAATCATTGCACAAGGCACGCGCACGGGAATTATTGAACTGGCTAGCCGTCCGTTTACTTTTCAGGAATTTGCACAAGCCACAGAAAAGGCTTTGGGGTATAGGTTGCAAATGAGCAAGGTTTCTTTTGAAACACTCAAAAACAATGTGGAAAAACTATCGCTTACTCCATTAGAGTTAATGATGATTACTAATTTTACTCAATATATGTTAAATGGCAACAATGGCGAGGATATAGCCACTCCCACCGAATTTGAAGCTATTCTAGGGCGTCCTCTCACCTCTCT
It includes:
- a CDS encoding MBL fold metallo-hydrolase, translated to MLYFILALVAIVLIGGLVFINQAKFGKLPAGERLARIEQSPNYKNGKFQNLSPTPTLSNPDKSMLASLWEFLFNKPKNIKPSAPIPHIKTDLRTLPTDQEIAVWLGHSSYLIQTHGKRFLIDPVLVSGSPVGFSNPMFDGSNPFAPEDLPEVDFLIITHDHWDHLDYDTVKTLKGKVGKIICPLGVGAHFEHWGFPAEIILEMDWNQHADLGSGFSVDCLPTRHASGRGLMQNKSLWASFMLQTPTQHIFIGGDSGYDTHFAQIAQRFPNIDIAFLENGQYNTDWAYIHLLPEDLVRVAQTLHPKRIIAVHNSKFALARHPWDEPMELFYQASQQHHFPLSTPQIGEIIQLNNPEQHFEKWW
- a CDS encoding helix-turn-helix domain-containing protein, translated to MILCVSLPAQKTLPMYEKLNLSQLIALSPSSKPKPTWNNQIACLPLQKDDVTQHTGFRDMPLYMFTLVLKGSIQLRHQGDIKTYSENSIITEVPTMTPTEVITASEDFEAFCLMIDQNLLSQAPFINYMIRAIYFPVAELGQTGMSLSATDAHFLLRILQMINQHIDFTSDFQREALFALCQVFCIDLLHIQGKHIAQRKVKSRVEALFTQFVALVTRHFAQQHSLVLYAEKLSITTTYLSRIVKQVSGRTAMSFIQHALLAQAVHQLKNTDISMNQLAEDLHFSDPAAFTKFFTRMKGIPPKTFRKIERPQAPI
- a CDS encoding NmrA family NAD(P)-binding protein, producing the protein MSKNIMVTGASGGYGGYAIEFLKKIAPEANIYALVKDPKIVAPLKEKGFKVRVADYADLHTLTQAFEGIDRLLFVSIPVYEIQKNVVTAAKNIGVKYLAYTSIYAAEQQKLGLEINHRATEKLIAESGIPYVILRNSWYFNLFEGFVNMAKQSGHFWYSTGEHKITVALSRSGCKNHCTRHAHGNY